In Bacteroidales bacterium, the sequence GCGGAGTATTTGTCAACGGATTGCTCGACAAAATTTTCCATCACCTGAAAGAATCGGGACGGATTGTTAAGAAAGGAAAAGGACTCATCGGGGAGATATGAAAACAATGAAAGTAATATGGATTTATGCCATCTGGCTGATACTTTTTTTCACCGGATGCGGCCATCACAGAGCGGAAAATACGGCCGGACTTGCAGATACTGCCATGTCGCATGCACTTCCGCACATCACCTTCGAACAGCAGGCAATCGACCTTGGCCGGATCCTCGAAGGAGAAACAGCCGGAGCCGAGTTCCGCTTCAAAAATACCGGAAAAGCAAACCTCATTATCAAAGACGTTCAGACATCCTGCGGATGCACCGTCCCGAAATGGGAAAAAGAGCCTGTTCCTCCCGATAAGGAAGGAAGCATTCTGGTGCTTTTCAATTCAACAGGAAGAACAGGCCTTCAGAACAAAAGTGTCAGAATTATTTCCAATGCTGCAAATAATGAAGTAATTTTGGCCGTTACTGCTGAAGTAATTCCTCAAAATTAATTTTTCACCAAATTATTTAGTACTATGAACGATCTTCTTTTTATGGCCCTGATGGCCAATCCGAATGACCCAAAGGGTTCCATGTGGTCTTCCCTGATCATGATGCTTCTTATTGTGTTTGTTTTTTATTTTTTCATGATCCGGCCTCAGATGAAAAGGCAGAAAGAACTGAAAACCTTTCGCGATTCGCTGAAAAAAGGCGATAACGTAATAACCACAGGTGGCATTTACGGCAAGATCACCGAAGTGAAAGACCAGATTGTACTGATCGAAATCGATAAGAATGTACAGGTAAAGGTCGATAAGAACGCTGTAATGCGCGATCCTTCTGATATAGCTGACAAATAATTGTACGGCCTTTCTTCTTAAGGCAGGCAGATCGGAACTCCCATGAAAATCAGGGAATGCCTTAAAAGGTTCAACCTGATATTCTAAAAAAGTTTAAGAACTCCCATTTCTTATGGAACAGCAGGTTATGGCTCCGGCCTGGCTTGCTGTTCCATGAGCTTTCTGCCAGGGATCCGATATCACCTGGTTTTGCGACATCCCTAAAAGTTGTTACTTTTGAACCGAGATGAGTCAATAGAAACACAAAAACATTTAAACAACTTGCTTCTATTGACTTATCGAGGTAACCCCGACTAACAAAATCTGATTAGTTTTTGTTAGTCGATTCGTCAATTGAGTTTTTCAATTGACGAATTTGGGTTGAATTGATCTGCTTATTTTGTATAAAAGGCACAATTGAAAGATAAGGAATTATACAATTATCAGGCAAGAACTCCCTTCTTCAGGTCCAGGGGAAAGATTCTTGTATTTCTGTTTTTCTTCTTCCTTTCATTTCTTTTCTGGTTGCTGAACGCCCTGAACAAGGAGTATAGTGTTGCCGTAAAATACGCTGTCCGTTTTGCAGGATATCCGGCAAACTACGTGCTGGTCAGCGACACCCCTTACTTTGTAAATGCATTGATCAGGGGAAGAGGATATGACCTGCTATGGCCGTTGTACGGCACATCCAGTATCCTGCGTGTAAACCTTGAAGGAACAAAAGTCATTACGGATGGATCGGATATCTATAAATTCAGTACCAATGATCTGAAACGGCGTATCCAGGAATTGGCCGGTGATGCAGTTCAAATTTCCGGAATATGGCCCGACACACTCTATCTTTCCATTGCTCCGGTGATTGT encodes:
- a CDS encoding DUF1573 domain-containing protein translates to MKTMKVIWIYAIWLILFFTGCGHHRAENTAGLADTAMSHALPHITFEQQAIDLGRILEGETAGAEFRFKNTGKANLIIKDVQTSCGCTVPKWEKEPVPPDKEGSILVLFNSTGRTGLQNKSVRIISNAANNEVILAVTAEVIPQN
- the yajC gene encoding preprotein translocase subunit YajC, yielding MNDLLFMALMANPNDPKGSMWSSLIMMLLIVFVFYFFMIRPQMKRQKELKTFRDSLKKGDNVITTGGIYGKITEVKDQIVLIEIDKNVQVKVDKNAVMRDPSDIADK